The segment AGTAAAAATCAAATTATTCCCGAGATGGACGACTAAGATTGGCTTCTTTAGAACTGAAGGAACTTCGACGTGAAGTCGCTGAATTAATAATTATTCGAGCTAGTGCTCATGGCATGGATTCATTAAGGGAATACCCGAATTGGGAATGTACTAATGATCAACTTCAAAAGTTCTTAGAAGAAGGCATTGGTGGAGTAATTTTGCATGGAGGGACAATCGAGGATTTAGAAAGGCGTTGCTCTCAATTAAATAGTTGGTCAGATAAAAAAATTTTTCTTTGTGCTGATGTTGAAGAAGGGGTAGGTCAACGATTTCAAGGCGGGACATGGTTAACGCCTCCAATGGCTTTAGGGCTTCTCCACAAGAAAGACCCTCAGCATGCCATTTCCTTGGCCGAACAATATGGGATTGCGATTGGCAAGGAGGCACTTCTGTGTGGATTGAATTGGGTCTTAGCCCCAGTTTGCGATGTAAATACAAACCCGTTAAATCCAGTGATCAATATGCGTGCATGGAGCGATGATGCGATAAGTGTTTCAGCTCTATGTTCTGCTTTCTATAGAGGCTTGAGCAATGCAGGCATATTGGGCTGTGCAAAACATTTCCCAGGGCATGGAGATACAAATGTTGATTCACATATGCAGTTGCCGGTTTTAGAAAATGATTTAGCCCTGTTGAATCGAAGAGAACTTTTGCCTTTTAGGGCTCTAATAAATGAACAAATCAGTTCTATAATGACTGCTCATTTATATTTAAAAAATATTGATTCAAATCATCCTGTAACTTTTTCAAAAAAGGTTTTAACTAATCTTTTAAGAGAAAAATTGGACTTTAAAGGTTTAATAGTCACGGATGCTTTAGTAATGAAGGCAATCACTAGGAATTATGGTAGCAAGCTATCAGCTGCAATGGCCTTTGCCGCTGGTGCTGATTTAATATTAATGCCAGAAAATGTCTCTGATGCAATAGATTCAATTGTAGATTTGATTATTAGTGGGCAAGTTCCTATCCAACGGTTAAAAGATTCTCTTTTAAGAAGAAGTAAGGCTCTTAAAATGCATATAGATAAGCCTTCTAAGCATAAGCAATCAATTAGATTGAAAGCAAAATTTTCAATCAAAAATTGCGATTATCATAGCTTATCTAATCAACTTTTAGACTTATCTATAGAATATAGAAATAGACTAGAAATTAATAAATCTCGAAGATTAATAAACCTTATTAGAGTAGATAGCTTACATGCCAAATTAGTTTTAAATCGCTCTTCCCCGGCACTTACTTTCCCTGAAAATTTGGGATTTCAGAATGTGGTGATCCATTCTTTAGGTATTTCACCCTGGCAAAATAATAAGAGTGAACCATTAGCTTTAGATAGGTTTGGAGAAGGTATTTTCTTATTACAGTTATTTATACGAGGTAATCCATTCTCAGGGGATAGTGCATTAAGCGAGCCTTGGGTTAATGTTGTAAAGCAGTTACAAAAATGTAATCGCTTAGCAGGCTTAGTTTTATATGGTAGTTCTTATTTATGGAATGATTTGGTAACGGTTTTAGAACCATCAATACCTAGTATCTTTAGTCCAGGTCAAATGCCTTTGGCCCAAGAAAAAGTAATGAATATTTTGTTTCAAAGGACTAAGGAACAAGAATATTGTCATGCTAAGATCAATTCAGAATTCATTGATTAAATATTAGTATT is part of the Prochlorococcus marinus str. MIT 0919 genome and harbors:
- a CDS encoding glycoside hydrolase family 3 N-terminal domain-containing protein; translated protein: MASLELKELRREVAELIIIRASAHGMDSLREYPNWECTNDQLQKFLEEGIGGVILHGGTIEDLERRCSQLNSWSDKKIFLCADVEEGVGQRFQGGTWLTPPMALGLLHKKDPQHAISLAEQYGIAIGKEALLCGLNWVLAPVCDVNTNPLNPVINMRAWSDDAISVSALCSAFYRGLSNAGILGCAKHFPGHGDTNVDSHMQLPVLENDLALLNRRELLPFRALINEQISSIMTAHLYLKNIDSNHPVTFSKKVLTNLLREKLDFKGLIVTDALVMKAITRNYGSKLSAAMAFAAGADLILMPENVSDAIDSIVDLIISGQVPIQRLKDSLLRRSKALKMHIDKPSKHKQSIRLKAKFSIKNCDYHSLSNQLLDLSIEYRNRLEINKSRRLINLIRVDSLHAKLVLNRSSPALTFPENLGFQNVVIHSLGISPWQNNKSEPLALDRFGEGIFLLQLFIRGNPFSGDSALSEPWVNVVKQLQKCNRLAGLVLYGSSYLWNDLVTVLEPSIPSIFSPGQMPLAQEKVMNILFQRTKEQEYCHAKINSEFID